In Humulus lupulus chromosome 7, drHumLupu1.1, whole genome shotgun sequence, the following are encoded in one genomic region:
- the LOC133791543 gene encoding uncharacterized protein LOC133791543 has protein sequence MDWNAAGKNRLLQLNELEDFRNEACENAKIYKERTKRWHDKNLSRKEFQPGQQVLLFISRLKLFPGKLKSRWPGPYTVVTVFPYGSLELKNRYKETFKVNGQRVKPYLGGPIDQAKSIIRSKPLGRGV, from the coding sequence ATGGATTGGAATGCAGCTGGGAAAAATAGGCTACTACAATTGAATGAACTTGAGGATTTTAGGAATGAAGCCTGTGAGAATGCCAAGATTTACAAGGAACGCACCAAGAgatggcatgacaagaacttgtCTCGCAAAGAATTTCAACCTGGTCAGCAGGTATTATTGTTCATTTCAAGGTTGAAACTCTTTCCAGGAAAGTTGAAATCGAGATGGCCGGGACCGTACACAGTAGTAACAGTGTTTCCTTATGGGTCTTTGGAGTTGAAAAATCGATATAAGGAAACATTCAAGGTGAACGGTCAACGAGTGAAACCATACTTGGGTGGTCCCATTGATCAAGCCAAGTCCATTATCAGGTCGAAGCCTCTTGGAAGAGGAGTTTAg